The Musa acuminata AAA Group cultivar baxijiao chromosome BXJ3-6, Cavendish_Baxijiao_AAA, whole genome shotgun sequence region TTGAACATATTTGCAGATGATGATCCTTTTATATGAGATCTAATCTAATGCTTACCTAAAAGTATTTTGGTAACTTGTGGAGGCTGCATGCTCATCGATTTTACTTTGGTTGATTAACAAGCATTATTTAAACATGATGTTGTGGCTCCCAGCCCATCTAGCTGGTGGTTTATTGAATAGGAGTTGTTTTGGCATTGTTATTTTAGTGCAGTTGCCATTCTATGTATTTCTGAAGACATGATATCCTTGTTCTTTTATAAACTCTAGTTGGCTGAGCATTGCTATGGGCTGTATTTTCATTGTACCTGAATGGTTGGACTTTACAGCCTGTTTATAGCTGGGCTGTTTTGTCATTATACCAGAATAGTTGGACTTTACAGCTTATTTATAGCTACCTTTAGTcaattttattttgtattttaaaTGTAAAATTGGTATTTCAACATACCTTTATTGTACATGGCTGTCTGCATAGATTGATATATAGTTTCATATGCAGTATATGATTGTGATAGGTATAATTATTGGATGCCTAGGTTGGAGTGGTTGTGGCTCTCTGATAAGTTTCTACTTAGTAGGCAATATTGTAAACAACTGGTAACCACATGTAACAATTATATCTGTTGGTAGGTTGGTTTAATGACATGTTGCATGAGTGTAAATGCCAACAaagctcatttcaaatttttTGGGGGCCCTGTTACAGCTTTATCTGAAGGCCTTCCTATTTTTGGAAAAACAGATCCGAATTTTCCGAACTTGTAATTTTGGAAGAATACATGCCAAATTGATGAAAATCTGATGATGCATGATTGCTGTAAGAGGTAATTGGCAATTCATGACGCTACTGGCCTCTAGGTGGGCTGTAAATGGATTAGATATGGGTTTATCGACCTCAGTTCAATACCAATCTGATTTCAAATCTTAATGGGTTTAGATTAGCTGAATTGAAACTCGATTCATATTTGATCAGTCGGGTGGCATGTGCCAATGACAAAGGAAGATGCAGAAGTGGCCTGCTTATGTGGTTGCTGGCTGTGGCACCTTCATTGAGGCAAAGTTTGAGTGCTGGTGTGGCTGGGATGAGCAATGATGTGGTCCGAATGAGCTCCATTGCGGTCTTCAACAAGTGTGCGGGTGTAGTTAAGTGGGAGGAAAGGGGGGCTGGCTGTATGATTGTCGGTACAGGGTAATATGGGAAGAGGGGAAGGGTGGGTATAGGTTCCTTCTTGCCCCATACAATGTACATATTTGTATGcatctaatatttttaattatatatgatGTTACAAATACATCATACATAATGTTTATATAAATATGatgttttatgatttaatatttacGTGGGTCGGGTCATTGACTGATCCCAATCTTTATCTGGCTTGACTGTACTGGATCGTAGGTAGTCAGAAAACAAACTAATAAGATTGGAAGTATCTGATCCATGCACCACCTTGTGTCTAGATACTGATTGTGTCGGTAAAAGCAAAATATGTGGAGATATGATTTGAGCTTGATTATCGTGAAGAACGTATTATGAAATCAGAGACAGCTGTCAGATTTACATTACTAGATGAATGGATAAGGAAAAAGATACCGGAGAAGTAAAAATTTGTAGATAAACTTCACACTTTATGCTAGATCAAAAAAATAGTCTTACAGCTATCTGTATGTCACTCCAAAAAACAACTTTTGCTGCTACAGCTTTCTCTAATGGTCTCAATGGGTACTGTCAGGAGTATGTTAACGTTCATATGCCAATTTGAGTACATATCTGAAAAATGTTCAACTTAGCTGAAATATTTAACAATCAAATTAGTTTTTAAATGGACCGTATTGTATCACAAAGGACTAAACATGGTTGCGGTGTGTTGATTTTTGCTTCATGGACTAAACACAGACTCTGTTATGCTTCATGGTTTTACTGTTTACATGAACTTGAGCTTCTCTAAGCTTTGGATCTATTTGTGCTCTTTTTTAGCTAATCATTTCTTTTTCTCAATGTTTTATAAAGGAGTACTTGGACTATCTTTTTGAAACTGTTTATAGTTTATTACATGTAATGTTCCAGTCTTCCAGATATACATGTTCTACTTGTTTTAGAAACCTTGTTCATTATTTTGAAGGTGACCATCTACATAAGTTTAAGATTGTTCCTCTTGAGTCTGTGTTGACAAGGTTGAGCCATCGAAATTACTTGTTATATGGGTTAGGCTGCATGGTTGACCCTTACTATATCCAGTATTGATGGAAGTCTCTTACATTGGGATGGTTTTTTCATTTAAGCTCCATATTTTACTTGTTTCAATAACTTGCATGTGTAAAAGTCCCCTAAAATCTAAGACATTGTTGCCTACTAGTGTTGTCCCCTTCTTTTTctggctaatttgatttttttgtttgtaTATATTAACCATAGTATGACCCCTTTTATTAGGTAAATTGATTTCCTGATAttattttatgtatttatttattttttccaaCACTAGTTAGCTGTGATGGCAAGAAGCATAAatctcaacttgaattgcataaatgtaaaagaaaagaagaatctgCATGTTCCAAATTTAGTTATCTAATGTGTTGGTTAACATTGCTACCTATGAGTCAAAGTTTCTTTGAACAAAAGATTGATTATTTTACAAAGTCTTAAATAATTTAACACTTCAAATGATGAAATAAAATGTATTTTCATGAATATTGACATATTGCTCTATGTTAAATCTTTTGGTGTTTGATGTTCAATATTGCCTTGTGAACCAGGCCAAAGATTAAAAGAGCAAAATCGAGTTCTAGTTCTATCACAAAGGAAATAAATACAGAGACATCTACAAAAAGGTAAATTATAGTAATTGTACTTTTCTAATATTTGTTCGGTTTCTTTCACATGGCATTTATGTCATTTGTTGCTCAGTGGCACAGCATCTGGCAGTCATCGTAAAGGTAGACCACGGAAAGCTGGCATTTCAAATCTTGATGATGGCCCCAGATCTTCAAGTAAATCAAACGAGAAGCCAACAAGTATATCCAAAATTTATAGTTTTAAATCTAGCAATAAACTTAGGGGTGATGTCAAATCTGATGGTGACATCTCTACGGCGGACAAGTCTAGTTCTACAACTGGAAGCGAGACGGAGGATAATTCTCTCAAGTCGAGTAGAAAATCCATGGTTGGCCCTCCTATATCTGCTGTCAGCAAGTCAAAGGATAATGGTGTTGCTGGCAGTAAGGTGAGAAAGGACGCTTCAAAAAGTAAGTTGAATGAAGACAGTCCATTGACAAGCCAGAAATTGAAGGGCACCATCACTCCGAAAGCTGGCAATGAATCAACGATGAATACTGATTCTGAGCGGCGGAAAATGAAGTTACGAGAATCTGAAACATCAGCAAAGTTGCTTCTAAATGCAACTCCCAAGGCACCAGATGGTGAATCTTTGGCTGGGAAGAGGCGCAAGAGAAAGGGCCAGACCTGAGTCTCCATATAATAGGTTATTCACTTGCTTCTCGGTTAACTACATCCTCTTTCCTTTTGTCGATACTGTCACATTGGTGTATCTTTCCAGGATCATAGTATTTTACCATTTGCCTACCGAAAAGTCATGGGACTGGCAACGAGAAGTCAAAGGTGAGTCTAGGAACTCATAAAAGGGCTTGTACTGTTTGCCCGTACATTAATTACCATAATAGGGAAGGAAATGCAAGCTCTTGGAGGCTGATTTCAGCAGGTTGTAGGATAGATAGGATTTGGTCTATTTAAATAGCTCTTTTGACAACATTAGCTTCTGAAGATTCTAGCTTGACCACTGTAAAACCAGACATGGCATCATACTAGTTCATGACAACCATTTTGTGGAGTCTCTCTTGTGCTTCAAGTCTTCTCGTCACCATGGTTATCTTAAGTAGATAAGCTTGAGACGGGAATTTACCTGGGGTGATGATGGCTCATGTTGTATCCTATTTATTACATTTTCTAGTTGTGTTGGTGATTAATTGTATTGCAAAAGAAAGGGTAAAGTCTGCTTTTGTAAGCTAGGGACTTGTCCTACCTCTATCCATCAGGtaaaatatatgtaattttagtAATGGTAACAGAATAAGATGGACAAGAAATTTCAGTTATCAAAAGCTTCAAGTATTTTGAATTGATTACTCAACAAGATGAAAAGATAgataatgatattttttataaaataaaaactgAATGCTTAAAGTGAAAAGAAATGTTGTACTTTATGAATACGAGtgttaagaaataatatatataaagttTGTGTTGTTGAGATAAAGATGTTGAATGTATATGTAAAGTTATTAGGAAAGACCAAAAAAGAACACTTTTGTTTATGAacgaagatttaaatatttttaatttaattaagtaTATTGTTTTATATAGGGGCCAATAGCAGAAAGGGATCCATGTAGTCTAATTGGCATATTACATGCTATTGTTGTCTATATCCATTGGGTGTATTGTTGTTACAGActtatttaactgcattttgatctTCGAAAAGTGTGGTTCTTTTAGTTCTTACTGTGCATGCCAAGATGTTGGTCAAATTCATAGAGGAGTGCAGATATAACTTTATGGTGGCAACCTAAAATCAGAATCCAGCATTAATCGATGGCCAAACCTGATCAGTTGACTTGCATGGGTTTGAGCCTGGTGACTTTGTTTAAGTCAgtgtaacaaagatgaaaagacAGCGTTCCTTAATGTTACATTGAGATGTCTTCTTTTTCGAGTTGGGACATGGATCTGATTTATATCAGTTTGTGGAGAGAATGATGGTTGTATGGATGTACTTTTGTTGTTTTTTTTGGTTTACTCTTCGGTTTTGGTCTTATTTCACTATTATTTGTTTTGGCTGAGCTGATGCAATTAACTGTAAATATGTTTCATCGGATCCTTAATTACTCATCTTTCAAGTTAAACAGCTATTATCTCTTGCCAAATGCTTCGAAGTTCGATGTTCTCGCATAGCAATTAATAAATTTCTTTTATTTCCTTGATGTTTTCATACCCTCAATGTTAGTAGTTCAAaaattctcttatttttctttatttctgtCCTTCTGGTGCTTAATGTAATATATTATTCATGTCTCTTAGTGTCATTAAGATTCTAACATGCCTATCTCCACCGACGATCACCTTAAGTAACATTTTTCTTATGAATATATTCTTCAGATCACCTGATAAAGTCACTAATGTGAATATATTGCTGTGTCATTAAATAAAGTATACCAGGTGTAGTAAAAGATGCCCCTTTTTCTTTTTCGTGGAGACTAATACTTTGTTGCTTTGGTTTACATCAAATATTTGATGATGGAAGTTCTTTGATTGTTCCATCTCCCCATTATTTTGGGCACTTGTGTACTGCCCAGTTCGTCCAACATTGGTAATGGATAAAGGATTGTGTTTAGTAGGTTAGACGTGTTTCTTTAACCTATTAGGCCTTTTATGCCATTGCGTTTATGGTGCAAGTTATTGAGCTAACGAGTTCATCAAGTAAAATCACTCTTATTAATATTGGAGCTGTTGTTACTAGTGGTTCTTTTTTGGGCTTTTCCCTTCTCCAATTTTCTGATAAGCACATGAACTAATGGATTTACGACGACTTCATGTTTTAGATTAAAGACGGAAATGCAATTAAACCATGTAGAGTTCATAAATTCAACAATATTTTCGGAATGACCGTCACGTCCTGCTGCACATAAGAAAGGTTGGTGAGAGTTTGATATGGGAACTCGATATCAAGTGATCAAAAGCTAATCAGGTTGGTTTTCCTCCTAAGTGTAATTACTACCTATTGATTAAGTGTATTGGTGGTTAGCATCAAATAGTGTTGGATAAGCTAATGCATATTGCATTGATGAGAAAAGTGTAATTACTACAAATTATAGTGTTTTTTTCTTCCATTTGCATATAAGTTTATTAGCTGAAACACATGTAGGTTTATGATGAGAAAAgccaatctaaaaggcttagcatTTAATGGTCATGCACAAGCTGCACCAAAAATGAATGCGATGAGTGGCAGCAGCTTCTACTTGTCAAGTATAAGAACATTAGTCAATATGAAAAACCTGAGgtaatcatgaatatttttcaAAACAATCACAAAGCTACATCTGTAAGCACCCAATAAGAAGATATAGAACTAGCAGCAACAATTTGGAGAAGCCAATATGGCAAACTCAAATCACTGCAAACGTTATAATCCACAAGAGCATCTTGGTCCCGAAGAAGAGAGCACTCCACCTCTGCAATGCAAATTATAGATGCAATCGGCACACCGATGAAGAGTAACGAACTCTATGTTCACAACAAAAAGATAATAAAGGGAATTACAATTGTCAAATCATGAGttccatttttaaatttgttaatTACATTCTCAACAAGTAACATGGATTGTGTACCAAAAGAAAAAGTGAAAACCGGTAAGTAGGAGCCTTGTATTTCTCTCATGAGAGAAAAACCAAATAAAACAGCATAAAAGTCGACTTCGCTTCGGTGCGCAAGTATAGAAGCATTATCCCAGTAGCTAAGATCTAAGAAAATTCAGAATACATACAAAAGAAACACAAAGCATATAAAAAGTGAAAACTGGTAAGTAGGAGCCTTATATTTCTCTCATGAGAGAAAAACCAAATAAAACAGCATAAAAGTCGACTTCGCTTCGGTGCGCAAGTATAGAAGCATTAGCCCAGTAGCTAAGATCTAAGAAAATTCAGAATACATACAAAAGAAACACAAAGCATATAAAAAGTGAAAACTGGTAGGTAGGAACCTTATATTTCTCTCATGAGAGAAAAACCAAATAAAACAGATAAAAGTCTGACTTCGCTTCGGTGTGCAAGTATAGAAGCATTATCCCAGTAGCTAAGATCTAAGAAAATTCAGAATACATACAAAAGAAACACAAAACATATACCACTATAATTGGCCGATATCTCAAACAAATGTTTCTATAGCCACTGTCCAGCACAAATAACTTCCTTCTTATCAAGCTTAAGTTCAATAACATTTTCTGATATAGCAGAATATCGAATATAATGACCAACCACATAAGAAACTTACTTTTCTCACATACCAAGACATGAATAAATAAGTGACCAAGGAAAATGAGAACAGAATATATAGTGGGCAACTGACAAAACTGCATGAAATACCAAAACAGAGGTAAGACCAAGAATTTCAAGCATTAATCACAAAATACTAAATTCAACAGCGCGAGAACAAGTGGCAAGTTTCACATTACAAAACAGAAGTTCTCTATTAAGCCAAAGATGAAGAGagcctaaggcattcactttggcACCTTTTCAGGCAAATGTCATTCCAATTGGGCACTTGGTGTTGATTAACACAAACAGTCCTTGCACAAGCATCAGCACACGCATCAAGCTCGGAAACACCACATACTGTAACACATGTATCAAGAATCGGATCCTTCGAAAATGCACCAACCTTCTTCAGCATTCTCTTTGAAGTACAGACTCTCATGCAGACAAAGATCTCGTCTGAGTGCTTTTCACGCCCTCGTGCACTTTTGAGTCTTTGCTCCTCCGCACGTCTTCTTTTAACTCTAATGGTATGAGCTGCTATGATGGCTGGAACTGCAGCCCCTAATAAGGACCACCATATGTCTTCCATTGCAATCACAATTCTTGAGCTGTTAACTTGTGGAACTGCAGCTCCTAATAAGCATCACCATATGTCTGCCATTGCAATCACAATTCTTGAGCTGTTGACTTCTCCCCACTTGAGGAGTACAACAAATATAAAAACAGTAAGTGAAATATTGACCTTCTCATTCTCAGTGCGTCCAAGGCAATAAATTGGAGACAATATCACGGCAGGTCAATATGCATCAACATTATCAGAGAATTTGTGATTAAAAGGCATGAAATCAACCCCTGTTTTGGTGAAACATGAAAAGCTACGACTAATTTCACATTGCTCTATGCCAAAAATTTGAAGCTACATTAGCAGATGCATCCGTAGGAACAGACAGAAACAAGAAAACGAAATAAACTTCTGACAGGAACAACCCAAGAAACTGTGTCGATGTTACAAAAACTCGAATAACTTCTCCGAAATTTAAAGAACGTTTCTTGATCTCAAGGAATAGGAATGTAACCGAATAACTAAAAATATCTTGATGAATCGCAGACCgaaaacaacaaaaagaagaacgcTTTAAAACTCGTTTACAGAATTAGGAGGCAGTACGTCACGAAATTACGATTCGATCGAAAGATTGAATCGCCAAAATCGCATCTTTAGATGAACACCTAAAGAGGCCCACGAAGAAAACCCCTGAAACgctaagaaaaagagaaaaacaaaccCAAGAATCTAGAACAACACAAGAAGCATCGAACAGAACAACacaaaggaaaaaaggaaaacaagTTTTGGAGACGACGATATCTCGAtaacaaagcaaaaaaaaagagttttttatttcttttttcttacgGAAACTCACGTTAGAATTGGGGATTTCGGGATCCGAAGCCAGCACGTAAGGTTATGTTGACAGCGCAGGGGTTAGGGTTTTAACTTGTTTGTGCACGATAACTAGtttaacttttatatatatatatatatatatatatatatatatatatatatatatatatatatatccttgtaaAGTCTACAAATATCATATTTGTCAGAACAGATTTTTTTATGGCACATATAACCTCTGGATATTAAGATTATTCGCGTGTTATATATCTATAAAATTCaggtttattatttttaatcaattcaatataagtttatttaattttaaaaagtatAATAATATAACCTACTAGTTAAAAATATGTTTTTAAAAGATCTTTAAGAGCGTAAATATTttctattaaaataatattgaattaaaaaatatgcttatatatatattatcctttGAATTAATTTTCGAAGATCATCATCCTTTAGACAACTTTTGTCTTATTAAATAAACTGTATattatttgaatatatttatCAGATTGTGGCTCTTTGCTAATATAGTTTCTCGTTGCACTCCTCAAGACCTAGCAACATGTTAAATTTATTGTACACTTTAGCCTTCTACgaaaagaaagtttcaatacttCATGGCATCgagttttaactactttgagatggccacgaacaatctatTCCGCATACAAGTCCTTACATgagtataaaaaatttcaagttagcaattctcttcatctctgtgagctttgcataattcTTACAGTCGTTAAACAATCTATCCCACCTTACACGGTCATATCCTttgccaagcacctcgcttgccttgagcactgtCAAGTTTGATTACCAATGTCGAGTCATAACTTGAACTCAATCATCACAACCTTTATGCACTACGCGTTCTTCCCAACTCGCTTATCATTGTGGTTCCTCTCGCACAAAGAGTTAATCATTCCTTTGAATGTTAATCTCAGATATGTTAATCTCAGATGTGTACTCATCCGAATGACTTTTTTTCCTACGTCTCTATACTCATTTTCTCTAAATGATTGGGCGTGCTGATTGCCCTTAACGTAGCACCATTAGGTCCCATACGTTTACATACTAAATATGTTTATAAGTAtagattactatttataatcttattttaaatttttttaaaaatatttcttaataaataaacataaatattctctttcttcctcctcctctttttcttttcatctttttattcatctttttttttgcTCCTctaccctcttcttctttttcttcctctttctttttttcctcgTCGGAGGACAATATCAAGTGATAATGAGCAAGATAATGTCAAGCAACGAGCAGCATCAATGGCGATGCGCAACATCGATGGCAATGATGAAATAAGATATTgtgagaaagaaaaaagataaagataaaaataaattagaaatattagggctataaataataaaataatattttaattatttttaaaaattttgtcaaTAGCAAAGAGGAGACTACAAATAATAAACTTCAAATTCTACATATCTAACTTTACAAGAGAAACACGTTCAAATAGATGATTTAAGATTCAATatataatctaaaaggcttatgtAAAGTTAGATGTGTAATATAATTGCAGCTTACACACTCTAATAGAGGAGGCTTTAAAATTTAGAGGATgattttctagaaaaaaaaagaagttttttggatttcgtTTCTCTCATCATTTTCAAATGGACTAAAAGGA contains the following coding sequences:
- the LOC103989479 gene encoding uncharacterized protein At5g64816 — protein: MEDIWWSLLGAAVPAIIAAHTIRVKRRRAEEQRLKSARGREKHSDEIFVCMRVCTSKRMLKKVGAFSKDPILDTCVTVCGVSELDACADACARTVCVNQHQVPNWNDICLKRCQSECLRLSSSLA